Proteins co-encoded in one Equus przewalskii isolate Varuska chromosome 27, EquPr2, whole genome shotgun sequence genomic window:
- the AIRE gene encoding autoimmune regulator isoform X2 has product MASEARAGGDASLRRLLRLHRTEIAVAVDSAFPLLHALADHDVVPEDKFQETLRLKEKEGCPQAFHALLSWLLTQDAAVILDFWRVLFKDFNLEKYARLQPILDSFPKDVDLSQPRKGRKPPAGPKAPVLLPRPPTKRKALEEPRAAPLTALSPRGTSSPGSHGKGKPLKKPDSNAEPQRLPLGNGIQTMSASVQRAVAMSSGDVPGAHGAVEGILIQQVFESGGSKKCIQVGGEFYTPSKFEDPGGGKNKTRSGGLKTLVRAKGPQTAAPGGGDPRAGQQGRVLAPPALPSEPQLHQNEDECAVCRDGGELICCDGCPRAFHLACLSPPLQEIPSGTWRCTSCLQGRPQRDLAQAEETQPQEPPAETPVLLGLRSTGEEVRGPPREPPAGMDAAVTYKHLLAPPSAAPLPVLDSSALRPLLCVGPEGQQGPAPGARCGVCGDGADVLRCAHCAAAFHWRCHFPAGARSGAVLRCRSCSGDPALAPVEGAPAPSPARSAAGPAKVGATAAPGAQVGDDSAGHEPVLHRDDLESLLNEHSFDGILQWAIQSMSRPLAEAPTFPS; this is encoded by the exons ATGGCCAGCGAGGCCCGGGCCGGCGGGGATGCGTCGCTGCGCCGCCTCCTGAGGCTGCACCGCACCGAGATCGCCGTGGCCGTGGACAGCGCCTTCCCGCTGCTGCACGCGCTGGCCGACCACGACGTGGTCCCCGAGGACAAGTTCCAG GAGACTCTGCGTCTCAAGGAGAAGGAGGGCTGCCCGCAGGCCTTCCATGCGCTCCTCTCCTGGCTCCTGACCCAAGACGCAGCCGTCATCCTGGACTTCTGGAGGGTTCTCTTCAAGGACTTCAATCTGGAGAAATATGCCCGGCTGCAGCCCATCCTAGACAGCTTCCCCaaag ATGTGGACCTCAGCCAGCCCCGGAAGGGGAGGAAGCCCCCGGCCGGCCCCAAGGCCCCTGTGCTGCTGCCCAGGCCCCCCACCAAGAGGAAGGCCCTGGAGGAGCCGCGGGCCGCCCCTCTGACCGCCCTGTCCCCGAGGGGCACCTCCAGCCCAG GCTCCCACGGGAAGGGCAAGCCCCTCAAGAAGCCAGACAGCAACGCAGAGCCCCAGCGCCTCCCGCTGGGCAACG GAATTCAGACCATGTCCGCCTCGGTCCAGAGAGCCGTGGCCATGTCTTCTGGGGACGTCCCCGGCGCCCATGGGGCTGTGGAGGGGATCCTCATCCAGCAGGTGTTTGAGTCAG GGGGCTCCAAGAAGTGCATCCAGGTTGGGGGGGAGTTTTACACTCCCAGCAAGTTCGAAGACCCCGGTGGGGGGAAGAACAAGACTCGCAGCGGCGGCCTGAAGACCCTGGTCCGAGCCAAGGGGCCCCAGACGGCTGCTCCT GGTGGAGGCGATCCGAGGGCAGGCCAGCAGGGCAGAGTCctggcccctcctgccctccccagtgAGCCCCAGCTCCACCAG AACGAGGACGAGTGTGCAGTGTGCCGGGACGGCGGGGAGCTCATCTGCTGCGATGGCTGCCCCCGGGCCTTCCACCTGGCCTGCCTGTCCCCACCACTCCAGGAGATCCCCAG TGGGACCTGGAGGTGCACCAGCTGCCTCCAGGGAAGACCCCAGAGGGACCTGGCCCAGGCAGAGGAGACCCAGCCTCAGGAGCCGCCTGCTGAGACCCCG GTCCTCCTGGGACTGAGGTCGACAGGAGAAGAGGTTAGGGGACCACCCAGGGAGCCCCCGGCCGGGATGGACGCTGCTGTCACCTACAAGCACCTGCTGGCCCCACCTTCTGCAGCCCCCCTGCCGGTGCTGGACTCTTCGGCCCTGCGACCCCTACTGTGTGTGGGTCCTGAGGGGCAGCAG GGCCCTGCGCCCGGCGCGCGGTGCGGCGTGTGCGGGGACGGGGCGGACGTGCTGCGGTGCGCGCACTGCGCCGCTGCCTTCCACTGGCGCTGCCACTTCCCCGCGGGCGCTCGGTCCGG GGCGGTCTTGCGCTGCAGATCGTGCTCCGGAGACCCTGCCCTGGCCCCGGTGGAGGGGGCGCCTGCTCCGAGCCCCGCCCGCTCGGCTGCCGGGCCCGCCAAGGTCGGTGCTACCGCGGCGCCCGGTGCGCAG GTGGGGGACGATTCTGCTGGTCACGAGCCCGTTCTGCACAGGGATGACTTGGAGTCCCTCCTGAACGAG CACTCCTTCGACGGCATCCTGCAGTGGGCCATCCAGAGCATGTCGCGCCCGCTGGCCGAGGCGCCCACCTTCCCCTCCTGA
- the AIRE gene encoding autoimmune regulator isoform X1 has product MASEARAGGDASLRRLLRLHRTEIAVAVDSAFPLLHALADHDVVPEDKFQETLRLKEKEGCPQAFHALLSWLLTQDAAVILDFWRVLFKDFNLEKYARLQPILDSFPKDVDLSQPRKGRKPPAGPKAPVLLPRPPTKRKALEEPRAAPLTALSPRGTSSPGSHGKGKPLKKPDSNAEPQRLPLGNGIQTMSASVQRAVAMSSGDVPGAHGAVEGILIQQVFESGGSKKCIQVGGEFYTPSKFEDPGGGKNKTRSGGLKTLVRAKGPQTAAPGGGDPRAGQQGRVLAPPALPSEPQLHQKNEDECAVCRDGGELICCDGCPRAFHLACLSPPLQEIPSGTWRCTSCLQGRPQRDLAQAEETQPQEPPAETPVLLGLRSTGEEVRGPPREPPAGMDAAVTYKHLLAPPSAAPLPVLDSSALRPLLCVGPEGQQGPAPGARCGVCGDGADVLRCAHCAAAFHWRCHFPAGARSGAVLRCRSCSGDPALAPVEGAPAPSPARSAAGPAKVGATAAPGAQVGDDSAGHEPVLHRDDLESLLNEHSFDGILQWAIQSMSRPLAEAPTFPS; this is encoded by the exons ATGGCCAGCGAGGCCCGGGCCGGCGGGGATGCGTCGCTGCGCCGCCTCCTGAGGCTGCACCGCACCGAGATCGCCGTGGCCGTGGACAGCGCCTTCCCGCTGCTGCACGCGCTGGCCGACCACGACGTGGTCCCCGAGGACAAGTTCCAG GAGACTCTGCGTCTCAAGGAGAAGGAGGGCTGCCCGCAGGCCTTCCATGCGCTCCTCTCCTGGCTCCTGACCCAAGACGCAGCCGTCATCCTGGACTTCTGGAGGGTTCTCTTCAAGGACTTCAATCTGGAGAAATATGCCCGGCTGCAGCCCATCCTAGACAGCTTCCCCaaag ATGTGGACCTCAGCCAGCCCCGGAAGGGGAGGAAGCCCCCGGCCGGCCCCAAGGCCCCTGTGCTGCTGCCCAGGCCCCCCACCAAGAGGAAGGCCCTGGAGGAGCCGCGGGCCGCCCCTCTGACCGCCCTGTCCCCGAGGGGCACCTCCAGCCCAG GCTCCCACGGGAAGGGCAAGCCCCTCAAGAAGCCAGACAGCAACGCAGAGCCCCAGCGCCTCCCGCTGGGCAACG GAATTCAGACCATGTCCGCCTCGGTCCAGAGAGCCGTGGCCATGTCTTCTGGGGACGTCCCCGGCGCCCATGGGGCTGTGGAGGGGATCCTCATCCAGCAGGTGTTTGAGTCAG GGGGCTCCAAGAAGTGCATCCAGGTTGGGGGGGAGTTTTACACTCCCAGCAAGTTCGAAGACCCCGGTGGGGGGAAGAACAAGACTCGCAGCGGCGGCCTGAAGACCCTGGTCCGAGCCAAGGGGCCCCAGACGGCTGCTCCT GGTGGAGGCGATCCGAGGGCAGGCCAGCAGGGCAGAGTCctggcccctcctgccctccccagtgAGCCCCAGCTCCACCAG AAGAACGAGGACGAGTGTGCAGTGTGCCGGGACGGCGGGGAGCTCATCTGCTGCGATGGCTGCCCCCGGGCCTTCCACCTGGCCTGCCTGTCCCCACCACTCCAGGAGATCCCCAG TGGGACCTGGAGGTGCACCAGCTGCCTCCAGGGAAGACCCCAGAGGGACCTGGCCCAGGCAGAGGAGACCCAGCCTCAGGAGCCGCCTGCTGAGACCCCG GTCCTCCTGGGACTGAGGTCGACAGGAGAAGAGGTTAGGGGACCACCCAGGGAGCCCCCGGCCGGGATGGACGCTGCTGTCACCTACAAGCACCTGCTGGCCCCACCTTCTGCAGCCCCCCTGCCGGTGCTGGACTCTTCGGCCCTGCGACCCCTACTGTGTGTGGGTCCTGAGGGGCAGCAG GGCCCTGCGCCCGGCGCGCGGTGCGGCGTGTGCGGGGACGGGGCGGACGTGCTGCGGTGCGCGCACTGCGCCGCTGCCTTCCACTGGCGCTGCCACTTCCCCGCGGGCGCTCGGTCCGG GGCGGTCTTGCGCTGCAGATCGTGCTCCGGAGACCCTGCCCTGGCCCCGGTGGAGGGGGCGCCTGCTCCGAGCCCCGCCCGCTCGGCTGCCGGGCCCGCCAAGGTCGGTGCTACCGCGGCGCCCGGTGCGCAG GTGGGGGACGATTCTGCTGGTCACGAGCCCGTTCTGCACAGGGATGACTTGGAGTCCCTCCTGAACGAG CACTCCTTCGACGGCATCCTGCAGTGGGCCATCCAGAGCATGTCGCGCCCGCTGGCCGAGGCGCCCACCTTCCCCTCCTGA
- the AIRE gene encoding autoimmune regulator isoform X3: protein MASEARAGGDASLRRLLRLHRTEIAVAVDSAFPLLHALADHDVVPEDKFQETLRLKEKEGCPQAFHALLSWLLTQDAAVILDFWRVLFKDFNLEKYARLQPILDSFPKDVDLSQPRKGRKPPAGPKAPVLLPRPPTKRKALEEPRAAPLTALSPRGTSSPGSHGKGKPLKKPDSNAEPQRLPLGNGIQTMSASVQRAVAMSSGDVPGAHGAVEGILIQQVFESGGSKKCIQVGGEFYTPSKFEDPGGGKNKTRSGGLKTLVRAKGPQTAAPGGGDPRAGQQGRVLAPPALPSEPQLHQKNEDECAVCRDGGELICCDGCPRAFHLACLSPPLQEIPSGTWRCTSCLQGRPQRDLAQAEETQPQEPPAETPVLLGLRSTGEEVRGPPREPPAGMDAAVTYKHLLAPPSAAPLPVLDSSALRPLLCVGPEGQQGPAPGARCGVCGDGADVLRCAHCAAAFHWRCHFPAGARSGAVLRCRSCSGDPALAPVEGAPAPSPARSAAGPAKVGDDSAGHEPVLHRDDLESLLNEHSFDGILQWAIQSMSRPLAEAPTFPS from the exons ATGGCCAGCGAGGCCCGGGCCGGCGGGGATGCGTCGCTGCGCCGCCTCCTGAGGCTGCACCGCACCGAGATCGCCGTGGCCGTGGACAGCGCCTTCCCGCTGCTGCACGCGCTGGCCGACCACGACGTGGTCCCCGAGGACAAGTTCCAG GAGACTCTGCGTCTCAAGGAGAAGGAGGGCTGCCCGCAGGCCTTCCATGCGCTCCTCTCCTGGCTCCTGACCCAAGACGCAGCCGTCATCCTGGACTTCTGGAGGGTTCTCTTCAAGGACTTCAATCTGGAGAAATATGCCCGGCTGCAGCCCATCCTAGACAGCTTCCCCaaag ATGTGGACCTCAGCCAGCCCCGGAAGGGGAGGAAGCCCCCGGCCGGCCCCAAGGCCCCTGTGCTGCTGCCCAGGCCCCCCACCAAGAGGAAGGCCCTGGAGGAGCCGCGGGCCGCCCCTCTGACCGCCCTGTCCCCGAGGGGCACCTCCAGCCCAG GCTCCCACGGGAAGGGCAAGCCCCTCAAGAAGCCAGACAGCAACGCAGAGCCCCAGCGCCTCCCGCTGGGCAACG GAATTCAGACCATGTCCGCCTCGGTCCAGAGAGCCGTGGCCATGTCTTCTGGGGACGTCCCCGGCGCCCATGGGGCTGTGGAGGGGATCCTCATCCAGCAGGTGTTTGAGTCAG GGGGCTCCAAGAAGTGCATCCAGGTTGGGGGGGAGTTTTACACTCCCAGCAAGTTCGAAGACCCCGGTGGGGGGAAGAACAAGACTCGCAGCGGCGGCCTGAAGACCCTGGTCCGAGCCAAGGGGCCCCAGACGGCTGCTCCT GGTGGAGGCGATCCGAGGGCAGGCCAGCAGGGCAGAGTCctggcccctcctgccctccccagtgAGCCCCAGCTCCACCAG AAGAACGAGGACGAGTGTGCAGTGTGCCGGGACGGCGGGGAGCTCATCTGCTGCGATGGCTGCCCCCGGGCCTTCCACCTGGCCTGCCTGTCCCCACCACTCCAGGAGATCCCCAG TGGGACCTGGAGGTGCACCAGCTGCCTCCAGGGAAGACCCCAGAGGGACCTGGCCCAGGCAGAGGAGACCCAGCCTCAGGAGCCGCCTGCTGAGACCCCG GTCCTCCTGGGACTGAGGTCGACAGGAGAAGAGGTTAGGGGACCACCCAGGGAGCCCCCGGCCGGGATGGACGCTGCTGTCACCTACAAGCACCTGCTGGCCCCACCTTCTGCAGCCCCCCTGCCGGTGCTGGACTCTTCGGCCCTGCGACCCCTACTGTGTGTGGGTCCTGAGGGGCAGCAG GGCCCTGCGCCCGGCGCGCGGTGCGGCGTGTGCGGGGACGGGGCGGACGTGCTGCGGTGCGCGCACTGCGCCGCTGCCTTCCACTGGCGCTGCCACTTCCCCGCGGGCGCTCGGTCCGG GGCGGTCTTGCGCTGCAGATCGTGCTCCGGAGACCCTGCCCTGGCCCCGGTGGAGGGGGCGCCTGCTCCGAGCCCCGCCCGCTCGGCTGCCGGGCCCGCCAAG GTGGGGGACGATTCTGCTGGTCACGAGCCCGTTCTGCACAGGGATGACTTGGAGTCCCTCCTGAACGAG CACTCCTTCGACGGCATCCTGCAGTGGGCCATCCAGAGCATGTCGCGCCCGCTGGCCGAGGCGCCCACCTTCCCCTCCTGA